In Erigeron canadensis isolate Cc75 chromosome 7, C_canadensis_v1, whole genome shotgun sequence, one DNA window encodes the following:
- the LOC122609579 gene encoding UDP-glycosyltransferase 89B2-like isoform X2 — MQISGTHILVFPYPAQGHMLSLLDLTHQLAIRGVYITILVTPKNLPSLASLLSAHPTTITTLVLPLPPHPGNPSGIENVKDLPMSGFSAMMVALGDLYKPVLTWARNHSNPPSAILSDFFLGWTNRLAKELGIRRYCYSPSVYRSYVEGDPTSEFIKEGFLGDIESCGIVINSFTELERIYVDYLKEELGHDRVFAVGPLLPLGTEVIERGGPSSNNDVLSWLNTCENQTVVYVCFGSHLVLTNSQMVAVASGLEKSGVKFVWSVKEPTGGHVASECGRIPEGFEDRVAGRGLVVRGWAPQVAILNHDSVGAFLTHCGWNSITEGVVAEVLLLTWPMSADQYSNATLLHDLKVGMKACEGEKTVPDSNVLAKLFIKSVSDESRVERERAKEFAKAAKKAICEKGSSVAELDRLVANVSC, encoded by the exons ATGCAAATTTCCGGCACCCATATTCTAGTCTTCCCGTACCCGGCTCAAGGTCACATGTTATCACTTCTAGACCTCACACACCAACTAGCCATCCGAGGTGTATACATAACTATACTTGTTACTCCAAAAAACCTCCCTAGTTTGGCCTCTCTTCTTTCAGCCCatccaaccaccatcaccacccttGTCCTTCCTCTCCCACCCCACCCGGGTAACCCATCCGGTATCGAAAATGTTAAAGATTTACCAATGAGTGGCTTTAGTGCCATGATGGTTGCTTTAGGTGATCTTTACAAGCCAGTTTTGACTTGGGCAAGAAACCATTCTAATCCGCCTAGCGCGATATTGTCGgatttttttttgggttggaCTAATCGCTTGGCGAAAGAGCTGGGCATCCGACGATATTGCTATTCTCCGTCGG TTTATCGAAGCTATGTGGAAGGAGACCCGACTTCGGAATTTATTAAGGAAGGGTTCTTAGGAGATATTGAGAGTTGCGGAATTGTTATAAATTCGTTCACTGAACTGGAACGAATTTATGTTGACTATCTTAAAGAGGAACTAGGCCATGACCGTGTATTTGCGGTCGGGCCTCTTTTACCTCTTGGTACGGAAGTAATTGAAAGAGGTGGGCCTAGTTCGAATAATGATGTCTTATCTTGGCTTAACACATGTGAGAATCAAACAGTCGTGTATGTTTGTTTTGGAAGTCACTTGGTGCTGACTAATAGTCAGATGGTTGCGGTCGCATCAGGGTTAGAGAAAAGTGGGGTCAAGTTTGTATGGTCTGTCAAGGAACCCACAGGAGGACACGTGGCAAGTGAGTGTGGAAGGATCCCAGAAGGATTTGAAGATCGTGTGGCTGGGAGGGGTCTTGTTGTTAGAGGGTGGGCTCCACAAGTGGCGATCTTGAATCATGACTCGGTTGGTGCATTCTTGACTCATTGTGGGTGGAACTCGATTACCGAAGGAGTGGTGGCAGAAGTTTTATTGCTTACGTGGCCGATGAGTGCCGACCAATACTCAAACGCCACATTGTTACACGACTTAAAAGTGGGAATGAAAGCCTGTGAGGGAGAAAAGACCGTTCCCGATTCTAATGTGTTAGCTAAGTTGTTCATCAAATCAGTGAGTGACGAATCGCGAGTTGAAAGAGAACGAGCAAAGGAGTTTGCCAAGGCTGCCAAGAAAGCGATTTGTGAAAAGGGAAGTTCAGTAGCAGAATTGGATCGATTAGTGGCCAATGTATCATGTTAA
- the LOC122609579 gene encoding UDP-glycosyltransferase 89B2-like isoform X1: protein MQISGTHILVFPYPAQGHMLSLLDLTHQLAIRGVYITILVTPKNLPSLASLLSAHPTTITTLVLPLPPHPGNPSGIENVKDLPMSGFSAMMVALGDLYKPVLTWARNHSNPPSAILSDFFLGWTNRLAKELGIRRYCYSPSGALALSVIFCLWKYQPKRCDKTDTNEIIKFDKIPNSPQYPWWQISPVYRSYVEGDPTSEFIKEGFLGDIESCGIVINSFTELERIYVDYLKEELGHDRVFAVGPLLPLGTEVIERGGPSSNNDVLSWLNTCENQTVVYVCFGSHLVLTNSQMVAVASGLEKSGVKFVWSVKEPTGGHVASECGRIPEGFEDRVAGRGLVVRGWAPQVAILNHDSVGAFLTHCGWNSITEGVVAEVLLLTWPMSADQYSNATLLHDLKVGMKACEGEKTVPDSNVLAKLFIKSVSDESRVERERAKEFAKAAKKAICEKGSSVAELDRLVANVSC from the coding sequence ATGCAAATTTCCGGCACCCATATTCTAGTCTTCCCGTACCCGGCTCAAGGTCACATGTTATCACTTCTAGACCTCACACACCAACTAGCCATCCGAGGTGTATACATAACTATACTTGTTACTCCAAAAAACCTCCCTAGTTTGGCCTCTCTTCTTTCAGCCCatccaaccaccatcaccacccttGTCCTTCCTCTCCCACCCCACCCGGGTAACCCATCCGGTATCGAAAATGTTAAAGATTTACCAATGAGTGGCTTTAGTGCCATGATGGTTGCTTTAGGTGATCTTTACAAGCCAGTTTTGACTTGGGCAAGAAACCATTCTAATCCGCCTAGCGCGATATTGTCGgatttttttttgggttggaCTAATCGCTTGGCGAAAGAGCTGGGCATCCGACGATATTGCTATTCTCCGTCGGGTGCGTTAGCTCTTtctgttattttttgtttgtggaAATATCAACCAAAAAGATGTGATAAGACGGATACGaatgaaattataaaatttgataaaattccTAATAGTCCACAATATCCTTGGTGGCAAATATCTCCAGTTTATCGAAGCTATGTGGAAGGAGACCCGACTTCGGAATTTATTAAGGAAGGGTTCTTAGGAGATATTGAGAGTTGCGGAATTGTTATAAATTCGTTCACTGAACTGGAACGAATTTATGTTGACTATCTTAAAGAGGAACTAGGCCATGACCGTGTATTTGCGGTCGGGCCTCTTTTACCTCTTGGTACGGAAGTAATTGAAAGAGGTGGGCCTAGTTCGAATAATGATGTCTTATCTTGGCTTAACACATGTGAGAATCAAACAGTCGTGTATGTTTGTTTTGGAAGTCACTTGGTGCTGACTAATAGTCAGATGGTTGCGGTCGCATCAGGGTTAGAGAAAAGTGGGGTCAAGTTTGTATGGTCTGTCAAGGAACCCACAGGAGGACACGTGGCAAGTGAGTGTGGAAGGATCCCAGAAGGATTTGAAGATCGTGTGGCTGGGAGGGGTCTTGTTGTTAGAGGGTGGGCTCCACAAGTGGCGATCTTGAATCATGACTCGGTTGGTGCATTCTTGACTCATTGTGGGTGGAACTCGATTACCGAAGGAGTGGTGGCAGAAGTTTTATTGCTTACGTGGCCGATGAGTGCCGACCAATACTCAAACGCCACATTGTTACACGACTTAAAAGTGGGAATGAAAGCCTGTGAGGGAGAAAAGACCGTTCCCGATTCTAATGTGTTAGCTAAGTTGTTCATCAAATCAGTGAGTGACGAATCGCGAGTTGAAAGAGAACGAGCAAAGGAGTTTGCCAAGGCTGCCAAGAAAGCGATTTGTGAAAAGGGAAGTTCAGTAGCAGAATTGGATCGATTAGTGGCCAATGTATCATGTTAA